In the genome of Cyclopterus lumpus isolate fCycLum1 chromosome 19, fCycLum1.pri, whole genome shotgun sequence, the window taaaatgttgaaccaTCGCCTCGACTTCCtccttgatttttattttatttttaaaaagggggcagGTTTAATGAAGAATGTTTTCACTGAAAATTATGTAAAAATACGAGTGGATGTCAGTGCAACATGTGTCCGCCGTGTCCGAGCAGAATTTGGGTAACAAATCAAGGGTTTGAGACCCGGGGGCTCCCTGGAGTTTGTTGTCATGTTTAGAGCCCCTGGAGGTATTTGGAGGTGAAAAGGTCACCGGAAAACCACCCCGTGTGTTGCGAAAGATGTCCCCCCCCCTTGTCACATTatgcaaggggggggggggacattgcCGAGGCTGATGATGGAAGAAGTTTGTGACGCGattcaaaaaaacattcatatttagaacaatttattatttacatatatttatatatttttttccacaaaaaaacaaatgggagGAAATTCTTCAAATTCTGTATCAAAATTAAAAGTTTGATTGGACtttaaatgagtttttttttctctcacacattGTTACTTTTTACATAAACAGCAACTACAACACTTTCTTTTCGTTTTATAAACTTTAttaagctaaaaaaaataatatccaaACAGTCGTTGGAAAAATACCCTGTAAATAAATAGTGCAAACAATGACActgacaacacaaaacacatgacaAGGTTACACACACTAGTTTTTTACATTGCATCCCATTCAGCATGACTCATTGCACTGTGagcagacactcacacactgttACTGTCACCTCACAAAGTCCTCATGCAAAGCCACAGCTTCCTGGAATGGACCGAAGGAGAGAAGTGGAACCCGCTCAGGCCCTCGgtcatattgtttgtttgtttgtttgtttgttttttaaatcaaaagtcACATCACGGTTCGCAGTCTTTCCCTTTTGCCGTCGGAGAGCCGTCGGGCCCGGAGAGCTTCTCCACAGGTGCCGCCGCAGCTTTCACCGACACGCAGGCCGACTTCTCTCGTTTCTTCTGCTTCATCCTGCGGTTCTGAAACCAGATCTTCACCTGCGTCTCGTTGAGCTCCAGGCTGGCGGCGACCTCCACCCTCCTGCCCCGCGTCAGGTACTTGTTGAAGTGGAACTCTTTCTCCAGCTCCGTCAGCTGCTTGGTGGTGAAGTTGGTGCGGATCACGTTGTGCTGGCCGGGAATCCCGAACTCCGACAGGACGGCTGTGTGGAAGAGGAATGGATGAATGAGTGGGTgatggagaaagaaaacgaACGTCATGGAGCTGAAGCATGGCCTTAAGGTGTGAATGAAACATGTGACAAGGAATAGAAAAACATTAGTTGCCAAATAGAAATTTTTTTAGATCCATTTTGGCATCTTTGAATCTCCTGAATTGTGCTTTTACGCAGTTTTACGCACCGTGCGTCAAAGGTCTCGAGGGTTCTCTGAATATCACTTAATTCCCGTGAATCTGTCTCAGGGTGAACATACCTGTTTTAGGTGGGTTCCTCTTCACTTTCATCCAGTCGAATGTTTTAGAAGTTTCCTCCACGTGCTCCAAATCCTTGTCCTTGCTTTGGAGCGGCAGCCTCGTGTAAACACTGTCTGGGTATTCTGGCTGCCTCTGATCCCCGTTTCCAAAATGTATAAACTGGCCGCCCGTTGCAGCTCCGGGCCCGCAGCTGTCCCCGGTGTAAGGAGCCATGTTGGATCCGACGGGTGAGACCTGCGCGTGAACGAAGCTCCGGTCCTGCTCGGGCGCGAGGCCGTACTGGTGGTGTCCGTACTCCAGCGGCGACGCGTACATGGAGTTCCCCGGCGTGGCGAACTGCAGATCCAGGCTGACGTGCGTCTGGTGGTGCAGAGGGATGCTCGGGGTCTGGTGTGGCGCAGGAGTCGCGGCGACTAAGCGCCCGTCCGTTGCGTAACTATCACTTGTTGCGCACGAGTTGGCCGACACGTATCCGTGGTTCAAACTGTGGTATCCGGCCTTGGCACTGAACATATTCGCTCCCCGGTTGCACACGGGGTAGTCTAAGTAGGAGTTCATCCTGGACTCGGggcctttttgtttgttcacgACTGATCGAGACCGAGCAGTCATTAATCGGTGCTCCCTTTTGCCCTAACCTTCTAGGTAGTATGTCAAAGCTGTAAAACTGCCTTCCACCCTCATATCACCTTCCCGACACACCACGTGACCCGCTAAACGCCAATGGCAAAGGTCCCGCAGCACTCTGTCAAGTCTGCGGGCTCGTCCATCAAACGGCGAGCATTTACATGACAAACGCTTCAATCAAGCGCGCTCATCCATCtgataaggacacacacacaccggggcgGACTGCGGCGTCACGAGGGCTGCAAATGGCAAACTATTGCAAT includes:
- the hoxb1b gene encoding homeobox protein Hox-B1b; this translates as MNSYLDYPVCNRGANMFSAKAGYHSLNHGYVSANSCATSDSYATDGRLVAATPAPHQTPSIPLHHQTHVSLDLQFATPGNSMYASPLEYGHHQYGLAPEQDRSFVHAQVSPVGSNMAPYTGDSCGPGAATGGQFIHFGNGDQRQPEYPDSVYTRLPLQSKDKDLEHVEETSKTFDWMKVKRNPPKTAVLSEFGIPGQHNVIRTNFTTKQLTELEKEFHFNKYLTRGRRVEVAASLELNETQVKIWFQNRRMKQKKREKSACVSVKAAAAPVEKLSGPDGSPTAKGKDCEP